taaaagtctgaataaaattaatttttgtggTGAATGCActccttaatagttgtctttaacatctttgCGATGTAAACTCACAATTCTGcccgaaaaataaaaaacaatttatatatcCGCCGGTGCGGgagaattattaatattaactaatgaataaaaaagtgctttagtGTAATTTACCAACATTAATTGGGATGTCTGCCGACGAAACGATCacaatgacaaaaaaattactGTGGGCTTCGATTATAAcagatttataaaataaaatacgcCACATTGTTAATTCTAATTAATTCCgaaaaaaaatacgattttgcccaccactaatcacgacgcatgtaaataatcattgaatggcaataaaaaacCAACTTGATTAGAattaaattccaagtaatagttaCAACTCTCATGCATTCGATCGACGCTACATGCGAGTGTGTTTTTGTAAACGATTATGACGCTACTGACATCTTCGAGTAATAGTTCTCTTTGGAATTAATTTTtgcgattttattttatttctcaattcgggtacccgctgactacggattaattaATGGTCGATGTTTGAAATAGGACATGTGaaatattcaccaaacaccGTCAGGCAAACAGAGGCGAGCTACAGGTAACTGTGGGATTTCTCTGTGAACGACGCATTCTTTTTAGTTTATTACACgccttacgtcgtcgtgaatttCACGTTTGGTGCACTGTTTTCATTTCAACTAACCCCCTgttggaaaaatcctggctgcggcCCTGTCGGTAATATttagttgttcaaaaaatgtaattattagtgaaaattattttttatcacttTCAGGATGGTATCTTACGCCCATCAAGTCCTACAATGACAAACTTATATCGACCTGGAAGAGATCTCAACTCACTCCCTGGTAATTTATGCttgtatatttttatcatatcattaatattaaattaaaaagtatATTGAAGTTGTTCAATAATTACACAAtctatctagattctagattattaatagttatttattcaaatattatagttgttttaataatttcttttactgattttcttgacTTTAGGATTTCCTCCAACACCCATGCCCAACAGCTTGAAACCTAGATCAACTAAAACTGCACCAGGTGCAATGAGAACCAATGGATTGGCAGAGTTGGTAGATTACAACTCCATAAATCAAGGTATCATCCTATATTCTTACTCGTCATGTTTATTCCGTATTGAGAAATATTGTAATCTTTTTCGGATCCTTTTCAGATGGATCAAATCTTGAGAATTACATTATGACATAATAATAGTTACTCTTATAAATTAATTTCTTTTCTTTGCTACGTTTGCTTCATCATTTTGATTTAgctttattatgttgtttgcAGAATATCTTAATACCGAAAATGCTGAACAAGGCATGGAAGTTGGTACTATGGTTGAAGTTACCAATGAAGTGCTGGGATCTGACCCTAAACCTGGGCCAACATATGGTGTTATAAAATGGATCGGTGAACTTCCAGACGTGAGATCAAgtttataatattcaataaaacagATTAGTCTTTCAAACCAGGTTCACTTGACATAAAATTCAAGAATAAGTTATTATATTTTACTGCAAGAAGGGAATTTTTCTAATAGTAACCTAGTTGGATAGAGAAACATTTACTGAAGTGTTAGTACGTTTTGCTATGAAATTTCTAACTTCTATCACCACTTTTGAATTGTATTCATTATATATAAATCTCTCACTGCGTTAAAGTTGtatattatgaaaaattattattttctaattaTTCTTTTTCCACATAAATATTAAAGCATGAAAAAGAATTGGCTGTTGGAGTTGAGTTGGAACAACCACTACCTAATGGCACTGATGGTACTTTCAATGGTGTGCGATATTTTTCATGCGACTATGGACGAGGACATTtcgtatatttaaaattttgtaaaaaggATTCAAGGTTTTCCATACCAGGTAAGTTGTTGATTAATTTGACCATATGGATTATTAACTTATTGTGatgaatttttttacattcaacAATTTGTTTTGAACCATAATTTTCTTGATTCATTGATTTTTGTAGTTATTTATAATTGAGAAGTTAAAGTCAGTTTTAAAAAAGGTCAAATATGAACACAAAAAGGAAACAATTGTTAGACATGAAATTTTTCTAGTATGttttttcttctgaaaaattgTACAATGccgaatatgtttcatgtctagATGCTGGAGCTACAGGTAGCTCTGCTATTTTACCTTCATCAGCTACTAGAGATTTTGGAAATTTTGATTCACCCCAAATACCGGGAGCTGTTTCACCACCAATAAAACTCGATCGTGACATGATTGGCAAGAAACGTGGAATACAGGGTCATCATAATTCATGTTATCTTGACAGCACTCTTTTTAGTTTATTTGCATATTCACAAGTATTGGACACAATATTGTTTCGAAGACGAAGACCGACTGACTTACCAGAATATGAAGAAGCACAAAAAGTGAGATGAATTTTTataatctttattttttattaacatgAGTGTACTCCACTTACAAAGAATCCATCTTTCTTTGTATTTCATGATGGAAAAATTAATATCTGGGCATCTGCTGCTTTGCTGTTGAATTAATTTAACAGACGCATCCCATCAATTGCTGAATAAGACATTCTGCCTTAAGCTATAAGTTAAAGCTCTTTATGAAGATATATCTATTCTATTTTGTCTCAGAGGAGGTCCAGATACCAATAACTGGGTCGCACCTTTAACATAGGCTTCCTTGTAGTTGCAGtgagaatgaaaataaaatgcatcccccaaaataagccttagtggtatttttcaaaagaaaattgaaataacatcATGCCTTATTTTGGGGAAACCACTGTACAATTCCATTTGTTAAAAAGCATTGCAAAAGGATATGTAGTTGGTGGTTTTGCAGACTCTCGATCAATATAACTTgttagttttatattttaatttcaggTTTTGAAAGAATTAATTATCAATCCACTACGCATACACCATTTTGTTCGAGCTGACAGAATAATGCAGTTGCGTGAACTTTTAGATAAATTAGGATCTGTTTCTGGGCTTGTTAATGAAGAAAAAGATCCAGAAGAGTTTCTCAATACTCTATTGCTTCAGGTAGATTTTAATCCTTCAACTTTTGCTGTCACGTCTACTTCATTTAacattattgaaattttaatgatcaGCTTTCATGACTAGCAGTAATGTCCCTAAAGCATATTGATTCATGTGTTTTTTGACTGGAAAGCATGCTTTCGACTATTCCAGGTTTTCAAAGCTGAACCTTTGCACGAGTTACGACAGGGCGATTCAAATGCAGCTCATGAAggttatttttatcaaatattcatgGATAGAGATGAAAAAATGGGAATCCCAAGCACGCAGCAATTACTTGAAAAATCATTAATAAGTGCAGATCTGAAATTTCGAAATGTACCCGTTTGTTTGATTATACAAATGCCAAGGTTAGTATCATGGATCGGAAGTTTTTAAAGGTATCTTAAAAATTCACCATGTACTACGATACTCATACTTATTAATCGATTATGGCTTTTACTTGATTATCTGTTCACTACTGCTGTCTAGTCCCAGGTGTCATAAATTGAAAGACTTATCTGAACCTAGTAACCAATTGTTTTGGGCCATAATTATCTCAAGCTATATGATTGTTTTGAGCCTTATTTATGTcaagcaatttaaaaaaaaaactgaataaacaacttttttatttatttttatgatagATTTGGTAAAGAAtacaaaatgttcaaaaaattgCGACCAAGTTTGCAACTTGACATAACAAATCTTGTGGAAGATATTCCCAGAAGTTGTGATGTTTGTGAAGAATATGCCGAATACGAATGCCGGGATTGTTTCTTAAGTGGAAGTTTAGAAGTGAGttcataaattgaaatttatttgtgaAGAATGCATGCAATAATACTTTTTTTAGTTCAAAACAATCTGATCATAAAATCACAGGCAACATGATGTAAAATCAAAGTGTTGTTCAAGATCATGTTCTTCTGATCTGTATTAGAGAGTATTAATAATTTCcagcaaaaaatgaataaaaatatcgaacagcaatcattttgaacacagcgcggcagtgtggctcatcatgctaagtgttaggaatacgcaggtcggttacggcttcctccaccatcaagtccatgcttcaaaaacaaataactaactaatctcatacctgacatgaaatgttaactggacgagaggccgtggttcgccttATGGTTAAGCTTttttatcgcctttcctctccctgggataaatatgtgaatcctatcctattctaaCAAATAATTATaccaagaatgaaaaaaaaagttgttgaTCGATGGGAAGTTAAGCAACCGTAAAAAGCCAAATAAACTACAAGTTTTTTCACAAAGCATGTATCTGTTCCAATCTAAGTAATTTAACCATTTCCTAAAATTTCAGCCGCATAATGATTATTTGTTTATATATCCAGGATCCTGTTTTTTCATATTGTAAGTTATGTGCTGACAGACTGCATTCACATAGAAAACGTAAAAACCATTGCTTCAGGGCAATCAAAGTACCGGATCGATTTAggtaatttttcatttgtttcgAAGGATAATTTGAGTTGCATCAGTTTGATATTTGTCTGCTCAATAAGGACTTTATCTTCccttgaaatcatttttttttatattatttttagagAATATGCAACAGAAGCTATTAGAAATAATGAAGAACCAAGAGTTGATCGACAAACTTTAGAATTGTTTGCTGTTGTTTGCATTGCTACCAGTCATTATGTTTCATTTGCCAAGTTAGTAGCATTGTGAATGGGCAATCGTAATTATACATTTAACATAATTTATTAACTGtactaaatataaatttgattaataaactgatgtttttcaaaaaccaattttctcaaaaatttctTGTATACTGTTTGTTtataaataaatgttaaattaaaattaaaatatttgtgtatACTTCCCTTTTTTTATTTGGAATTCGATTTATGTAActgaattgttttatttttttgctttgaaatttattttcgaagGTAGCACACATACTTATAACCATCCAAAacttataattttaaattttacagaTGTGGAAGTGGAAAGAATGCTGAATGGGTTTTCTTTGACAGTATGGCCGATCGAGTAGGGGAACAAAGCGGGTATAATATTCCAGAAATTACACACTGCCCTGATTTTGTAGCTTGGCTTAGTCAGGATGAAAGGAGTATTCAAAGCGAAGATGAGAAACTTATGCCTGAGCTTAAACGACGCTTGCTCTGTGACGCATACATGTGTATGTATCAAAGCACGGATCTTAtgttctataaataaataaaggaaTAATGAGAATCCTGACTTAAGAGTCTTCATCAGATTTTGGTCAGAGTGGGGGAGATAAGTATTTTCGCTGAACATAGATATCACATtacatcgtttttttttttttgtatttaattatGTTTCATTGTAATTACAAcctatttattttgattttcttaatattttaatGTGACATTGATTTTGTCAACCACAAAATTGAGCAATTTTTCTTTAATGAATGTAGCTTCTGTTAAATACTTTTGTGCAATACGGAATGATATGCTACTAGGGGGGctaacctgctttcgaccgtgATCGGCTAAAATCATCAAATAGGCCCGCCACCGACTGATCGGTAAtgaggtcatacacaaaaacgaatgagtactgaatatgcagatatcTGCACACAAACGTACGAAAAATTCCGCCGCTGCCAATAAGATCGGTTCTTTGGGCGCATTCTTAATGAAATCGTTacataaatttgtattttttatgctCGATTTAATTTGATGatgtaattgtacccggagtaaatgtttcatcatttatttaagatttattcaaatcattcgtaagtgttgaaaattcttcaaataaCATTACCAGGTATCCATGTGTTATCTAAACAGcgaaaataaatattcccaaaccataaatgttacatgagtGCTCggacttcagtatctaatttacagtTTTCTTCGAGTCCGATTCTTCATTTGAAAGGATTTAGAAAAAATTGGGAATTCTGATTCCACTGCTATCGTTACGAATAAAATTCATTGCACCATTCTTGGAGCGAGACAATAACTTTCATATACTGCAGATATTCGGCAAGTTCATTTTCaaaccttggcagcggcgaAACTTGCATTTATTTCACAATAATATGCTTTATCGGTCTTGCCCAGATTGAATACTATAtgtttatatcatattttgcgCATGCACAGTActgtattattattgttttaaaacacacatcATGCGCTGTGGGGAACTGGttgaagacaattttttttagggTATTATAATTCGCTCAACATCAGACACAATTGACTAACTCGAGACGTGGTGATCGACTACTAAAGACATGGCGGTGGAtcggccacccctgatatactACATGCGCTAAGGGGTATAATATAATGGTGAGCCCTGAATTTATAGTCATTACAATTTTGCTAAACGATAAACGAACTGTGGCTAAGACAAAAATCTACCTTGAAAGCAGTTTATTACTGTCTAGCATTAGTTGCCATCATGTGGGAAAAGTATAATAAGCCCGGAAGAAATGATTGAGGTCACTGTTTCCTTGTGGAGGTGTTTTCGATTTTTCAATGGCTTCTGTCGCCTATTACTATTCTGAAATATACAAGAAATTTCTGAAGGATACGAGAAATAATATATTATGGCTTATTTCAGTTTGATATATGAAATACTCGTTTTTGTTTGTATATCATGTGCATTTTGGACCGTATGTGACAgaataatatgttatttttttttaatcggcACTTGCTTGGTGCTTTTGGTCAGGACATCCAATGTCCTTGGAGCACTGGAATAATTTGTTAGTTTATCATGTAATCCACAACATGCTGATTTATGTTTCTCGAATGAACGTTGCTCGTAATGTAGTTGGACAACCAGATAGTTTTTATATCTGGTATGGCCGAAAAGGTGGCTGTCATAATGTATCTCACAAAGTATCATTAAAAATGTTTTCGGGGGAATACTATTATACTAATAAAGAATTGGCCTTGGTGAAATGATAGAAATAGTCCAGTTTTTGTTGTGATGATGTTTTATGATATGTGCGGTAGTAGTGctagtgtatatatatatatatataccatgcATTTTCCCCCCTAATTTATGCGTGTGTCCCAGTTCCTTTGCCCATTTTAAGTTCCTTGAGCTTTGACATTTGTGCTGCTTTCGTTCTTATAAaaaagttataatatttttcctATTGAATTTATTCTCTTTGTCAACGTTTATCTGTAGAGGGAAAAGTCGCTAGAAACAAATTTCTGGAGACTACCGTTACTCGTTAGTGCAGAATGTTTCATATTGGGGTGACCATATTTGCAAACCCTAAATGGACACATCATTGGGTAGAACCATATTTACCCGTGCCTGTTATACATTATATATCTACTAAATCTCTAGGCCCAAATATAGACGTGACAGTAGACGAGGTGGTCTTGGATAGATTACTTTGTGTGATAGTCATACTGCATCCGAATgcggataaaagcgttttttttcACGGATTTTTGCTGAAATGACCTAGCCTACATTACGAACCAGCGCCATTTTGATTTGAGTTTTAATGAAGTGTACTGAATTCAAGATGTACCTTAACGGTCATTGACAGTAGACGAGGTGGTCTTGGATAGATTACTCTGTGTGATAGTCATACTGCATCCGAATgcggataaaagcgttttttttcACGGATTCTTGCTGAAATGACATAGCCTACGTTACGAACCAGCGCCATTTTAATTTGAGTTTTAATGAAGTGTACTGAATTCAAGATATACCTTAACGGTCATTGACATGTCCAGTAAAAATGAATCTGCGCGAATTTACACCCGGCTTCGATCGAACCAAGGTTAAAAACACCTGGCCTAAAGGTATCTCATGTCTTAACATGATGAATTGTGTCATATGTGTAATGATAATTACATGTTTCTACTTTCTTTTTTCACACATCAAAAACTGTTGATTATAATATCATAAtagaattaattttaaatatttatataaatgaataaggaggatattttgactttttaggAGACAACAAAATTTTCTACGAAAGGGAGGACGTATGATCAccctatttataatttatatatttcccAATGAACCgcatttgttaaataattttcaCAAAAGTATGCATATGTTTCTTGGGCGGGTACAAAATGTCATGTCCCAGTCATAAGccaatcaaaaaaatatcagTAAGCAAAAAAGTAACAACTTAGTTAATCAATCAACAAATTTCGTGATTTGATTTCTGTATGCTTTTGTGGTCTTTGTCTTCGTATATTGTGAGCTAGGTTTGTGTAGTTCGGAAAGTGTGGATGGAAATCATTTCCTTGTTCAGTAAAGCGATCGCTTGGTTCCGAGGTTATGTCGGATTTGCTTGTTCGCCCTCGAATTATTTCGTAACAAGTTACTTTGTCGACTCGTGTGTAAAGATGCCAACAatgactacttacaagtattcgattcttattcTATTCCTAaattctcgattcctcgacatatcttaccgagaaaacatacccaTCTAGGCAATACCATTTGGAATCAAACAAGAgaacgatgttcaaatatatggacggaCAAGACGGCCGAAAcaaagtagtatgggtatccaatctgtcacaggaAAAAACGAATCCTTCATAACCCACAGAAATTTTGCAAATAAGTAAACgtaaaagccttctagcgaatATTTATATAGTTAATTAAGTTTGCGGCATCGTAGCAACTCAATAGCAGTAAAGCagtttgtacatatatatatatatatatgtgaagaaattgccacaaaacgttacacattgtttgcagtccaagttttaacctcgagaatcgattccaatgtATCGGTATCGATTTCgagaagaatcgattctgtaatcgaatccggactctATTCCGCCATCCCTACTCGTGTGACGTCCGCTTCAATTTCGTACGTTTCGTACGAGAATTTGGAACTAGCGCACCATCGCCTGTGTTCGTGTTTCAAAAAGGTTTGTTTCAAAAGGAAAATGAATCTTATGGGAAACACCATGTGATTCCAATGAAGAAATAATATATAAGGCAAAATGAAGAATAGAAAACGGGCGCAGAGAATAACGATGATGATATCTTCAAAACTATTTTGGACGTTAAACCGGAACTCGTATATATTATATAGGAGAAGGTAATACCTAACGTGGACTCTATCcaatgaatttaaattcaaatacatttaggggaaagtggggaaggttgggacactttttttcttttgcatattttgagcctttaattctgcatattcccttaagttggcgggactaatgcatagaggggtaaatgtagtttacATTCAGCGAATAGGAAATtttcttgcgacacacatcttactactaaaatgctttgaaaaacgtctgtcaagtgtcccactgtaccccacttgtggggcacattcggacagaccctggggcccCATGGGTTAGTccgtcaaaattcaacgaagtatgcccttaaaaataagcaattaatcagcataatcgtctaaagaacagggagacttcaaatttgaagctttaatatttttaaaatcaatgttcaactgaaatagttcagatatcagacaaaaagtttcgcaaacaaatttgattatttcttccctcgaatctaaatctggaaatattattgattctcgaatatattccacattgggccatgggtcaaaagaaaccataatattacaCTTAATATACCGCAtatctaggtctctaagcacttattgtatcaaacaatGTCGAATTGTGCACTGTAGGGCAAGTCCCACTGtgccccggtccattgttcctcataggcaacaaatattttcagactatCCCACAGCGAAATctggaaggcacatccactcgccaacgttatgaatattctacagtggactaaagctgaataatatcagacggtggtttgtcatgttggaaagtccaatgtagaaaaaagaaaaaactggaacggtgaaattttagtttcaaccttccaaaaccaatttcacttcatagcttgcgccgcacTACCcttccgttgtccgttcgcggggacgttgtaactcaccaaagggcggattgaaacatcgaaccgcggacaggattgcggatatagtatcagtgtgagagctgattttccactgtgccccatgtcccaacgtgccccactttcccctacacAACAGGAGTCCTATTgccaaaacaaatggctgaaaAACAAAAGCTATATGTGGAAAAAACATTCGGTGATATGTAATGTATGTTGACGAAACATCTGATGAACGAGATGCATGAAGAGAAAACAAATGGCGAATGAGCTGTAGGTGTGCAAAACATATGGTTACATGTATGTATGTAGACAAAGCATCTGTTGAATTAGCTGTAGGCCTATGATATATGGGATTAATGTGAACAAAACATCTAATAAATGAGATGTAGATGTACAAGACTCACATGAAGAATGGGATCTAGGTGGACAAAATCCCTAATGCTGTGGTTCGTTAAACTTCCTTTCGTTAAACCCCCTCGTTCAATTTCTCCCTTCTTAAACTTTGGAACTTTCGATTTATGCTTCACTATACATAAAActactttcatttattaaaactttAGATCCTTACCTAGTGTTATGCGCAAGTTGCAAAACCGTTATTGTACAGTTCAAGTATTTTCTAGTGTGGGCATATCtattttagtaataatatagAACGCAAGAAAATCAGTAATACAACAgtaaatacaaagcaaaattcttCCCCGAGAACGACAAACGTGACCCAGCATGCATATCAGTTTATCAGATATTTTTGGAGAAAGCACGTGGTGAAAGTGTCTAtgtttacatatatataatatatatagtaggcctataggCTCAATCTTTGAACAAACGATTGAGATAATTCGTATATTTTTGTTAGAAAGTCACATTTGTAAATAGATAATTACATCAAAAACATGACTTAATGTCTTTGCAGCGAATCCGCCAAAAATACATTGCCAaaaaatgcatatatatataatatgattatGATGATATAGATATATTATGATTATGTTTATGAAGTAATTCTTCAATTAGGTTACTCATGgctcaa
The genomic region above belongs to Styela clava chromosome 13, kaStyClav1.hap1.2, whole genome shotgun sequence and contains:
- the LOC120333480 gene encoding ubiquitin carboxyl-terminal hydrolase CYLD-like, which translates into the protein MLLPDLTSCFRQDQNGLEMKLNLTFLTYVLKGKLPQPSLLDLLEVQYRINMAELGYYVVPSRGTGDAGKPLILLSDRYITHADQSRVTTRLKKTNTVQYFKGTLLREVETTKDVLEKNKILCRNPESEVYFQCSKKDVKEISESVYDLLLAIPNCRDRLEIANNALRQAEGLEMDVDTQVFVKLPNHTGEYHGIIRYKGEIHDKEGIHFGIELYNAEGRGNTNGTYGKQRYFHCDSDAGIFLPLNRVRPHQIESARNHSHSYSPISTRRNKQSRLSGTASSSQSRNSAPETAPYVRGVTKEELDSLGIRHGMEVFIFTEVRGQESQEKGKVKFIGRLPGGNSGQGIYVGIDLDRDVGNGTGLYNGKHLFYTRQNHAALVPLSGVLPAYVADTAPSPSRDISHKDTDALSRETGRRSSRHSSSNHRSRNDVTPQMQKTFVQSSRFAHSSPSVLGGNGRLEAIAVSEFGSSYPHSSRRSPRHSPRDSPLNQDLYESESIDRHNYQTSIKAGTQVKNQRVVATPRPALHRGLSDNNSDEEMPDLYGSDNSIAVTRLSDRKDGILRPSSPTMTNLYRPGRDLNSLPGFPPTPMPNSLKPRSTKTAPGAMRTNGLAELVDYNSINQEYLNTENAEQGMEVGTMVEVTNEVLGSDPKPGPTYGVIKWIGELPDHEKELAVGVELEQPLPNGTDGTFNGVRYFSCDYGRGHFVYLKFCKKDSRFSIPDAGATGSSAILPSSATRDFGNFDSPQIPGAVSPPIKLDRDMIGKKRGIQGHHNSCYLDSTLFSLFAYSQVLDTILFRRRRPTDLPEYEEAQKVLKELIINPLRIHHFVRADRIMQLRELLDKLGSVSGLVNEEKDPEEFLNTLLLQVFKAEPLHELRQGDSNAAHEGYFYQIFMDRDEKMGIPSTQQLLEKSLISADLKFRNVPVCLIIQMPRFGKEYKMFKKLRPSLQLDITNLVEDIPRSCDVCEEYAEYECRDCFLSGSLEDPVFSYCKLCADRLHSHRKRKNHCFRAIKVPDRFREYATEAIRNNEEPRVDRQTLELFAVVCIATSHYVSFAKCGSGKNAEWVFFDSMADRVGEQSGYNIPEITHCPDFVAWLSQDERSIQSEDEKLMPELKRRLLCDAYMCMYQSTDLMFYK